A segment of the Corylus avellana chromosome ca2, CavTom2PMs-1.0 genome:
TCTTGAACTAACCAAAGTAGATATCAGAGGAAATAAGATAGCATATATTACGACAAACACCTGAAATCAGGTCTATTCCGTTAAAGAAGGTCTCTCTCGTGGGACAAGCAttgatagtgatttttttttttcttttgagttagTTATGATTACTCACTCAGACATGCAGTCTAATAGCTGGAGAGCAATAATTGACTGCCATTTTAAACACTAAACTTTGATCAAAAACCCATTTCAAAGCATTTAACAGAACAATAACCAGTATCAGTGATGTTTTATGTGAATTAGTTATCTGTAGAAAATGGAACCCAACCTCATCCTGTTAGTAGGATGACAGCACAAAAGTTACTGGAGAATCCTCTGTACTAACATCTCACCGGTAATgtaaaggaagaaagaagaaaaaacttcaTGAAGAAAAGTCAATTGGCTGGGGTGCAATAGTCGCTCTCTGCATCAACAGAGATTTTCTAATATCTTCGTCAGAGTAGCAGTCCCATGAAATAGATGGtcaatgaagaaaatgaagatcAATCACTCAATGATATATTACAGAACCAGCATGACAATGGTTAATTATATATCACAGTAGACAGAAAACTCCTCAATCTGTCAAGCAGATGATGGATGCCTGCACCATCGCTTGTGTTTTGAAATGATTCATGTATAGTGGCAACCCTCAAATTCAAGACTGGTAGCAGCAAGACTTCAAGCTGTAAATCCAACTCAACCTGAAGAAAATTGCTACTTCCCATCTAAGACTAACGCACCCAGAAAACATATGGAAATCACATAGACTACCAAACCAGTAGACAACCAACTAGAGATAGAGTGATATGatgcaaaattatattattgACCTTTCAAAACCTATGATGTCTTCAGCTGGACACAACAGAgggagtaattctaaaagtcctCTTGTCtccctcaaaaaataaagtggcttttaaaattaccatttgatcaatcacaagttcaatagTGATTTAAGAGCCAcgtcattcttggagggacacaagagtgacttgtagcattactccaatAGAGGCCTACATAAAGGTACAAGACTCACCCCCCTATACCTTAATACAGAAAAGTGACTAGTATCTAAGATAAGAGACAGCTGCACCAGGCAGGATATCCAAGTCCATACAAAGTGTCTTTAGGTACAGAGTAGTGGCAAGAATGGCTACCATTTCAAACTCAACAATTTAAATCAATCAATTATATGTGTGCAACTAATTACAAAAGCTCTACAGGCCATACAAACCCTCAAGAAAACAAGCAACTGTTGTAATCAAGAGGTTTGGATTCATGTAACAAGAGAAAGGTTTTCCATTCCTTAGCTGAATGCCACCACCACGGGCTACTGACTAGTAAGTCTTGTTCTGCAACAGTATAATAAAATACTCCAGAAATTAGCTGTTACTCCCCGTTGAAATTCTATGGATCTACCTCATTAAACAAATGGTAGTCATACGCTGATGCATCAGGGTTTCTCTTTTTGTTAATCTCCATTAATCTCAATTAAAGTAATAAGATTTCATAACAAATCTCCTAAAGCCACAATTTATCATCACCATGGAACTTCACAGGAATCTTAGTGGCACTTTACAAGCTTCAATAGGCATTTTAGTACATATAAACCTAGTGGAACACGTATGCAAGTGGGCACCTATCTGGGGCGCAAGATTGCTGAAATACCAGACACACACCTTCACATATCAAACCTTAAACGGTTATCAGCAGTCACAAAACCGACACATGTCATTGGTAGTCTATGCCTTTAGGCTTTAGCATCATCCGCATGCTCTATAGCTAATTAGATAAAGAGGCCCTCACTCTTAAAACTAAATGCCTACAACTTTTGAAGAATTCAAACAAACACGGAAACCACCTTAAACTATTCGACAAAAACCAATTCAATCTGAAATGGGGATAGCCATTTTCCCAATCCCAAAATTCGATTTTTTATCGAATTAAAACATCATAATTCACAGGATAGCTAACAtaagattcaaatttcaaagaaaCCCAGCAAAAGGGTCCTCAAAGCCCATAAACTCCCATAAACTCAGACCCCAAAATCATCAATTTAGAACAACTgaacaagaacaaaaagaaaaaaacagaactCACCCACTTTATCAGCGAGCTTCCTTGGCATCATCGGTAGAggaggaaggagaagaagaagaagaagaagtggaaGGCTCAGGGGGCTTATCGTGGAAAGAAGGCAGGGGATTGGAGCCCTTGATGATCCAACCGAGGGCGAAGAAGGAGACCCCGGCCAGAATGGCAGTGCCCCAGGCGTGGGAGTACCACTTGCTGTACTGTCTGATGGCAAACCTCCATTGCTCACGGAGCGTCGCCGGGTCCGGGTTCGTAGTCTCCGGCGGGTTCGGGTACCGAAACTTTTGGCCCGAGAAGTTGGCGTCGTTGCTGGGAATCttatcagaagaagaagaagatggcagATCTTGAGGCTTATTGGGGTCTTGGTGGTGATCAGTCATGGTGGGAAACTCTTGGTTTTCTGGGTTCCTCTCAGACACTCTTCAACGGTGGAGAGTGAAATATGAAGTGAGTTGAATGGTTTGATGTGCCACCAGTTCATTTGGGGGACAATACACGTGGCCGCCTCTCCTTTCAATCTCAACTtcgagagagtttttttttttgataagttactTCTTCAAGAGTCTTCGGATCAATTCAAGTCTTTTGAGTTTATAAAAGGATATAattatggaaaataaaaatatgtaatttatcaTTTACAATTAGCTTCCTATaatatgtctatatatatatatatatatatatatatattttactttctaGAGTCAAATTCTATTTATTAACTTAACAAATTTCGTTAGTATGAAATATTGTGAACGGACTTTGACCCTAAGGAGtaaagaagtgttttttttttttttttttttttgcattcctTAAAGTACCttcaagtttattttatttttttgcattccTTAAAATACCttcaagtttattttgataccataatGAACTAAATGCAAATCATATAAACCATAtaaactaattttgcatttttcctttaaattctatctatttgatttttcaaaaaaattaaaagaagtaataaaaaaccttaaaaattgAATAGAATTCTTATGGACATATTTGGTGGTTATGTATGTTGTGTGTTTTGGTTTAAAAGTAACGTTTTAACGTAACATTAAGgtgaaaacatttttaaaagtGTATTGACTTCTAACAATgtgttttttataagtaatgctaggtaccatatttttatcctcaTAAAGTTAATATAACTTTCATAATTaacattggatcaaaattcaagtatgattaatctaaaatttaatggtgattttgaaagacacatcaactttaggagaattttagaaggataaaaaaaGGGTACTTAGCGTTACTCTATAGAGTACATAtgcttattttgaaaaaataaaaactcaaatagTTGTAAAAtccttatttataaattttttaaaaaaaaatcaaaaaaagtaGGATAGCTGTTCCATAAAAGGCAATCTTTGAATGAAATAAACGCCAACTCAAACTCAAATGGTTACTTCCCGGACCCATAGAATGTCAATCTAGGAGACATGCTATTCGGCATCTCCCTGCCTAACTCTTGCAAATATTTGCAAGAGTTGGACCGGGGGGGGAAGAccaatggagaaaaaaaataataaaaaattttcatcaatCTAGAGGGGAAAAAAGGGGAGGTGTCAGAAATTGCTTTAGGTTTATGCCCCATTCCATACAAAAGAATTAAAGCAAGGTGAAAAATGGTAGAAGTGGCAAGCATCATCATGGAATCATTTCTGTGTCAACTCAAAACAGAGATCCCTTTGCAATAAGCAGACCCAGATCCAACATAAATATTCATGGAACTCTGTATGATACTACATGCCCAGCATTGGTGGCAGACTAAGTATGGGACATGAGATGATGACACAATTAATACCACTTGTATCATATTAGCATCAATGTATCACTGTATAACGTTCCCAGTAGACAGTAATATGGAACGCATTCTATACAAATAGAAAGGTTAAAgcttctgaaaaaaaaaatatatagatatcTATTTGCTTCAAGACACTACCATGGTCAAATTACTGAGAGAAAATAGGAACACAATTGTTTGGACAAATACCAACATGGAATAATAATGTTCATTATAAATGTACtaacaagtaaaacaaagaGCAGATATTGTTTTGGGCAGCACAACTTTACGCAAAACACTCTTCAGGAAGGTCATTTGCGAGCTTCAGCTTTCTTCTGTTCTTTGGCTGAAACAAATTGACTCATTATCAGATTCAAGATGTTAATGTTATGAAACAAAAGACAAGGCAACGGATAATGGTCTCAAAATTTTACCAGCTTTTTCTTCATCTCGCTTTTTAGCAGCTTCTGCCCTTTGTTGACGAATAAGGGACAAACGCTCTGCAAAAGCAACCAAAACAATGGCATTAAAAAGTGGTACATTGTCTATTCATGACCTGCATGAGGAACAAAGTGAGGTCGCaacctaaaaattattttccaattGGTAAAGTCATGATCTTGAGgcactctctcttttttttttcaaaaaaaaaaaaaaagtgtttttctaagtttctttttcactttctattttttcataACTGAGATTGcattaataaaagataaaataatacaCCCATCAAAGACCCCACTACAAATATCACAATGCAAGAAAAAACCTAACATCTAAGAATGAGCCAAATAAATAGTCCAGCCCAATAGTTTCTTGGAACACAGGCCAAGAAAGAGGCTGCCACAAACGATGATTTTTGAGGCAGTCCAATAGTTGGGTTACCTATGACTACTGCGACAACAAAAGAACTTGGTAGCAACAACACAGAGGATAATGCTGATAATGACTAAACTAGAGATGCAATAGAGGAGCACCACAGCAATGTCCAGTGAAGGAGGGTGCTTGACGATGGACCCTTAGTGGACATCACATTTGGAGCTAGAAGTCTCCATAGGCAAAAGGGGGGTGGGCACCAGCTATGAAAATTCAAAGGAGAAGGTACAAGGGAACCAAGGATCTGccacaagaaacaaaaaatattgtcGGCATATGTAGCGCACACATGCCAGGGCGGCGCATGGGTTGCACTTGCAGTGGATGGAGCAGAGGCCAGTGAAGATGGAGTAGCGCGTGGACGGAGGAGGGGACAAATGTGCAATAGATCTTGCTTCCAAGAACGAGaaaaaagaggataaaaaaaaaaattaaataaataattaaaaaacaaaaaaaaaaaaaaaaagagaaaaatgaagaggATAAAGGAGAAAGGAGAAGGGAAGAGGCAGTGCTCTTCCCTCCTCTCCCCACACACACTAGGGAGAGTCTTCATAAGAAAATAGGAAAGGAAGGCTCCAAGGGGAGTGGGAAGACTTGGATCAATCATGAGGGGCCACGAGAGGAGGACGGGGGGAGGAGCTGGAGCTCTTCTCTCGTCCCCTGTTTGCGCTCACTAGGAAAAGAAAACTTCTCACTAGGAGCTATAGAGAGTCTCCACTAGGGGAGACAAAAGGTAGAGCTGTTAATTCTTGATCCTTCTCTCACTTTCTATTTAATCTTAGTCAATCAGCCATCAAGATTCAGTCAATTTTAAGCAACATAGAAGCATGAAAGGAGGAGGTAATAAAAGTATTTGTAACTACAATACAATCTTATCAGtttgtatttgatgaaaaaaataattttacaagcCAAGTTTTATCtgtatatttaaaaataatatccataaccTACATTACACACACCACCACTTAGAACCGacaattaaaagtgaaaaaggagTAATTTATCATGATTTATTACCTAAATCTTTCTTAGCTTGTTCTGTTTTCCCCTGTTCTTGCAATTTCATATATCGCTCATGAGCTTTCTGTTTCTCTATCTCCTCTCTGCATGATACACAAAAGTTGATAATAAATACAACTGCTTTACATGCAAATCTGTTAAAAGTATAAAGAAGTATGTACTCCACAGAAGATTTGTGTCATAGGACtgaaaaagaatcaaagaaaaccacaaagatagatttaaaaaaaaaaatggactcCCACTTCGAAATAGAACATAAATTGCCCTCTTGAAGAACAAAAGTGACCATTAACAAACCTTTCACGCCTTGAAAGTTCAGTTGTTTTCCCCAACTGCACAGGAAGAAAAAacattacttctttttttggcataaGTTAATAAATGAAAGAATGCATGAGAAAATTTGGTGGAACTTACATCGATATCTCTGGCTTTCAAGGACTTTGGCTTTACCAAATTAGGATTTTCAATTTGGATAATACCTTGAGTGCCTTTCAGCTTCTGCTAAACATTAATTGAGAAAAAGATAATGGAATCATGTTGATGAGCAACACCCATAAAACAATCCAAAACATAAGCACAATAAAGCCATCAAAGTAAAAGCTGGTCATTATTACTAACTTCATTATTTccttcagattcttcttcagatCCTTCTTCAGATCCTTCTTCCTCAGATACTTCCTCTTCATATTCAGCTTCTTGCTAATTACATCAAATTTATGGAAAAGGTGATGCATAAGAACATAAAACAACTCAATAATAAGAAACAGGAAAGGTAACCTATTCCATAACAGACTCTTGTTGCAGAATCAATGGCACTTTCAATTAATCAATAATCTGCATTGCTACAAAATGTGTGTatgagtgtgtgtgtgtatgtgagagagagagagagagagagagacctttcTGAAAGTGCGAGGACGGGAAGAAGTACCAGCAACTGCAATAATTGaatcacacaaaaaaatatttgatgtcAGCAAGACTAAACTTTACCCAccattaaattattacttatctcAGATTGAAATtgcaaccaaaaaacaaatgataacCTACATCATTAGGTTAGAGTCCTTCAGttttgtgcatatatatatatattcctctttCTAAGGTTCCACGTGAACTTAATAGGAAAGAAATTACACTAATTTGTAATGACCATGAAGCAGGCGTTCACATCATAATAGGAAGCACTTGCACGGGTACTTTCAAGTTACTTTTTACTCTACTCAAATtctccctctcctctctctgTCAAGAATAGAATAAAAGTGGGACTCTTACTTAAAGTAGTTGAACGTTTAGAACCATATTCTTTCACTTGCTATGATGTCTACCAAACCGTGTTGAGgcccaagagaagaaaaaggacgGAAAAAACAGTGCCAAATGTCAATATCAACAAAAGCAAGAATCTCCTCAACATATATTTGACAAATTCCACAAGAACAAATTCAGTCCTTCTTTCTTTgggattttttaagaatatctaataaatcataatCCTCTTTTATCTCACACTAGAATGTTTTATTGAATATGTTTATCTTATTCAAAGCTTGTGCTCCTATCCCACTTCAGCAAGCATGTTGACAATTATCACCAATCGTTGGTAGCAACATAGAAATTCATACTCTGTGATCAACTCAGAGATCATTTCAAAATtcacaaaacaacacaaactcTTATTAATTGCACCTAATGCGAGCTATAAATGACTTCTTCCTCCCAAATCCTAggaataaattcaaaatattttaatcaacCTAACAAATCATCAAAATTCAGTTAAATCATTCAGAAAATACAAATGGGAACAAAATACACAAAGCAATTGAAGTATTCAGGAACCCACCCAATCACTCACTCAACCCCGATCTAAACCccagaaaattaacaaattttaacaaaaaaaaaactaattttctgATTGGTTAGAACCAAAATCCAAAACTGCCCATATGCTAACCATACTAA
Coding sequences within it:
- the LOC132172979 gene encoding uncharacterized protein LOC132172979, with amino-acid sequence MTDHHQDPNKPQDLPSSSSSDKIPSNDANFSGQKFRYPNPPETTNPDPATLREQWRFAIRQYSKWYSHAWGTAILAGVSFFALGWIIKGSNPLPSFHDKPPEPSTSSSSSSPSSSTDDAKEAR
- the LOC132172908 gene encoding uncharacterized protein LOC132172908 isoform X1; translation: MGRGKYKNKPTGKRQFSTPEEMLAGTSSRPRTFRKQEAEYEEEVSEEEGSEEGSEEESEGNNEQKLKGTQGIIQIENPNLVKPKSLKARDIDLGKTTELSRREREEIEKQKAHERYMKLQEQGKTEQAKKDLERLSLIRQQRAEAAKKRDEEKAAKEQKKAEARK
- the LOC132172908 gene encoding uncharacterized protein LOC132172908 isoform X2; translation: MGRGKYKNKPTGKRQFSTPEEMLAGTSSRPRTFRKQEAEYEEEVSEEEGSEEGSEEESEGNNEKLKGTQGIIQIENPNLVKPKSLKARDIDLGKTTELSRREREEIEKQKAHERYMKLQEQGKTEQAKKDLERLSLIRQQRAEAAKKRDEEKAAKEQKKAEARK